One Thalassospira marina DNA window includes the following coding sequences:
- a CDS encoding DeoR/GlpR family DNA-binding transcription regulator translates to MKGDRLSAIRQYLYNHGFSHIQDIADEVGASLATVRRDLLALETQGAIVRSHGGARIADAVGIEVGFEQRESSNLAAKRAIADAAYELLVPKSSVFLDAGTTVLQIAKRLRLDPMPLSVFTNCVTVAQVLMDVPDIRVTLIGGQLRPENASMVGPIAELTLERLWFDQLFLGAGAIANDGCLYSLDDHEARVNELMIARSSKTALLVDSSKFGNRLTYRVAPVSREMHVITDDALSDEWRTRLNDIAAPLTAVAFGDAE, encoded by the coding sequence ATGAAGGGCGATCGGCTGTCAGCCATTCGGCAATATCTTTACAATCATGGCTTCAGCCATATTCAGGACATTGCTGACGAAGTTGGCGCATCACTGGCAACGGTACGGCGTGATTTGCTGGCGCTGGAAACGCAGGGTGCCATTGTGCGCAGCCATGGTGGCGCACGCATTGCCGATGCAGTCGGGATCGAAGTTGGCTTTGAACAGCGCGAAAGTTCCAACCTGGCGGCAAAGCGCGCCATTGCCGATGCTGCCTATGAATTGCTGGTGCCCAAAAGCAGCGTTTTCCTGGATGCAGGCACGACTGTTTTGCAAATCGCCAAACGTTTGCGTCTTGATCCGATGCCGCTGTCGGTTTTCACCAACTGCGTGACCGTGGCGCAGGTTTTGATGGATGTGCCCGATATTCGCGTAACATTGATCGGCGGGCAGTTACGCCCGGAAAACGCATCAATGGTTGGCCCGATTGCTGAATTGACGTTGGAACGTTTGTGGTTTGACCAACTGTTTTTGGGGGCCGGGGCCATTGCCAATGATGGCTGCCTTTACAGCCTTGATGACCACGAAGCACGCGTAAACGAACTGATGATTGCGCGGTCGTCCAAAACGGCCCTGCTGGTGGATTCATCGAAATTTGGCAACCGTCTGACCTACCGTGTTGCCCCGGTCAGTCGGGAAATGCATGTCATTACCGACGACGCCCTGTCCGATGAATGGCGCACCCGTTTGAACGACATTGCCGCCCCCCTTACGGCTGTTGCGTTTGGGGACGCGGAATAG
- a CDS encoding D-tagatose-bisphosphate aldolase, class II, non-catalytic subunit, producing the protein MTYNPFLEMLRSRADGEITGIPSICSSHPLVIEAALIEGKANQTPVLIEATCNQVNQEGGYTGMTPSDFRQYVEQIAQKTGFDPAQLLLGGDHLGPNPWKDQPAEEAMKKAEILIAQYAQAGFVKIHLDASMSCQDDPVPLPDAIIAERSARLARIAEQSCRGEKPVYIIGTEVPIPGGAMEALDHLEVTSPQDAIATYEAHHEAFAKLGLQDAFSRVIGLVVQPGVEFGNENVVYYDPQAATDLSAALSQLPGIAFEAHSTDYQPETALSDLVRDGFAILKVGPGVTFAMREALYGLDKIATFLDHSPEKDSLEEQLEQLMQADPKYWEKYYHGDDQARRLQRHFSYSDRIRYYWPSEIARKAVDGLLARLEKYTLPETLISQFLPRLYPHYAAQKSKPSAHNLIIEMIRLVIRDYEKACRRI; encoded by the coding sequence ATGACGTACAATCCATTTCTGGAAATGCTGCGATCACGTGCCGACGGAGAGATAACGGGGATCCCTTCAATCTGTTCTTCACACCCGCTTGTCATTGAGGCGGCATTGATTGAAGGCAAGGCAAACCAGACACCGGTGCTGATTGAAGCGACCTGCAACCAGGTCAATCAGGAGGGCGGATATACGGGCATGACGCCGTCCGACTTTCGCCAGTATGTGGAACAGATCGCGCAAAAAACCGGGTTTGATCCGGCGCAGTTGCTGCTGGGGGGCGATCATTTGGGCCCCAACCCGTGGAAGGACCAACCTGCTGAAGAAGCAATGAAAAAAGCCGAAATCCTGATTGCGCAATATGCGCAGGCAGGGTTTGTCAAAATCCATCTTGATGCATCTATGTCCTGCCAGGATGACCCGGTGCCCCTGCCTGATGCGATCATCGCCGAACGTTCGGCACGGCTGGCACGCATTGCCGAACAAAGCTGTCGCGGTGAAAAACCGGTTTACATTATCGGCACCGAAGTCCCCATTCCCGGGGGCGCGATGGAGGCACTGGACCATCTGGAAGTGACATCGCCGCAGGATGCTATTGCCACATATGAGGCCCACCACGAAGCCTTTGCCAAACTGGGATTACAGGATGCATTTTCCCGCGTGATTGGCCTTGTGGTGCAGCCCGGTGTGGAATTTGGCAATGAAAATGTCGTGTATTACGACCCCCAAGCCGCAACCGACCTAAGTGCAGCGCTTAGCCAGCTTCCCGGCATTGCCTTTGAGGCCCATTCCACCGATTACCAACCGGAAACCGCACTTTCCGATCTGGTTCGTGATGGATTTGCGATTTTGAAAGTCGGCCCCGGCGTAACCTTTGCCATGCGCGAAGCCCTTTATGGCCTTGATAAAATCGCTACTTTTCTGGACCACAGCCCGGAAAAGGACTCGCTTGAAGAACAGCTTGAACAATTGATGCAGGCGGACCCCAAATATTGGGAAAAATACTATCACGGCGATGACCAGGCCCGCCGCCTGCAGCGGCATTTTTCCTATAGCGATCGCATCCGCTATTACTGGCCATCGGAAATTGCACGCAAGGCCGTGGATGGATTACTGGCACGCCTTGAAAAATATACGCTGCCCGAAACACTGATCAGCCAGTTTTTGCCCCGCCTTTACCCGCATTATGCCGCACAAAAAAGCAAACCATCGGCGCACAACCTGATCATTGAGATGATCCGGCTGGTGATTCGCGATTATGAAAAGGCCTGCCGCCGGATTTAA
- a CDS encoding SDR family NAD(P)-dependent oxidoreductase, giving the protein MSKPLTGKVALITGGSRGLGATTALALAEKGADIAISYVASAQKAEDVVKKVQEHGVRAAAFQADQGDTNAAEPLVQKVVGTFGKLDILVNNAAVAWQGKTIDDPEIDNGAMDRQWMINTMGVIANIRAASRVLPDGGRIISVGSGLGTRIAFPGTTDYAASKAAIVGYSRGAARDLGARNITVNVVQAGVMDTDMAAAALGNLPPIVLQSHAIPRFAEVGEVAAAITFLAGPDAAFITGTVIDVNGGFTA; this is encoded by the coding sequence ATGAGCAAACCTTTAACGGGCAAGGTCGCCCTGATCACGGGCGGTTCACGCGGGCTGGGCGCGACAACAGCACTTGCCCTGGCCGAAAAGGGCGCAGACATTGCGATCAGTTATGTCGCATCCGCCCAAAAGGCCGAAGACGTCGTGAAGAAAGTGCAGGAACATGGTGTTCGTGCTGCGGCATTTCAGGCTGATCAGGGGGATACAAATGCGGCCGAACCGCTGGTGCAAAAGGTTGTCGGAACGTTTGGGAAGCTTGATATTCTGGTCAATAATGCAGCAGTCGCCTGGCAGGGTAAAACCATTGATGACCCGGAAATCGACAATGGGGCGATGGACCGGCAATGGATGATCAACACCATGGGGGTTATTGCCAATATCCGGGCTGCATCGCGGGTATTGCCCGATGGCGGGCGTATTATTTCGGTGGGTTCGGGCCTTGGAACGCGCATTGCCTTTCCGGGCACCACCGATTATGCCGCCAGCAAGGCTGCTATTGTGGGCTATAGCCGTGGTGCCGCGCGTGACCTTGGGGCGCGTAACATCACCGTCAATGTGGTGCAGGCTGGTGTGATGGATACCGATATGGCCGCTGCCGCACTGGGTAATTTGCCGCCCATCGTATTGCAAAGCCACGCGATTCCCCGCTTTGCCGAGGTTGGCGAAGTTGCTGCCGCTATCACGTTTTTGGCTGGGCCGGATGCCGCCTTTATCACTGGCACCGTGATTGACGTAAATGGTGGCTTTACCGCCTGA
- a CDS encoding SDR family NAD(P)-dependent oxidoreductase → MTTQTAAPLVSLAGQVALVTGGARGLGVEIARELGALGAHVIVAARDLARARAAVHTLKNLGYQASALKLDVILEQDRSHALAWISNEFGVLDILINNAGILLDSPDGGTPATRQPSEALPADIRATFEVNFFAPLFLTQTLLPLLQRAKAGRVVNVSSIRGSLAHLSDPTSPVYPIRALGYDTSKAALNAFTILLAEELRGSSVKINAIHPGWLKTAMGGDQADMTAQDGAQTAIKYATLDETGPTGGFFFLDERLPW, encoded by the coding sequence ATGACCACACAAACTGCGGCACCTTTGGTGTCGCTTGCCGGGCAGGTTGCGCTTGTTACCGGGGGTGCACGGGGGCTTGGCGTTGAAATTGCGCGCGAATTGGGGGCTTTGGGCGCGCATGTTATTGTTGCTGCGCGTGATCTGGCACGCGCACGTGCGGCCGTGCACACATTGAAAAATTTGGGTTATCAGGCATCCGCGCTGAAGCTGGATGTAATCCTGGAACAGGATCGCAGCCACGCCCTTGCATGGATCAGTAATGAATTTGGCGTGCTTGATATTTTAATCAACAATGCCGGTATCCTGCTTGATAGCCCCGATGGGGGCACACCTGCCACCCGCCAGCCCAGCGAGGCATTGCCTGCTGATATCCGCGCAACGTTCGAGGTGAATTTCTTTGCCCCGTTATTTTTAACCCAGACCTTGCTGCCGTTATTGCAGCGGGCAAAAGCGGGGCGGGTGGTGAATGTATCAAGCATCCGTGGGTCGCTTGCGCATTTGTCTGATCCAACTTCGCCGGTTTATCCGATTCGTGCCCTTGGATATGACACATCCAAGGCCGCATTAAATGCCTTTACCATCCTTCTGGCCGAAGAATTGCGGGGCAGCAGCGTTAAGATCAACGCTATTCACCCTGGCTGGCTGAAAACCGCCATGGGCGGGGATCAGGCGGATATGACTGCACAGGACGGGGCGCAAACCGCCATAAAATACGCCACGCTTGATGAAACCGGCCCCACGGGTGGTTTCTTTTTCCTCGATGAACGCCTGCCTTGGTAG
- a CDS encoding DUF1993 domain-containing protein, giving the protein MSDDLKTLNMYDFSIMPIMGGFRCLRGLIDTAATHVKAGKADEQAILEARLYADMDPFRRQIQHASDAAKACAMRLAGRTVPSMVDDEASFEDLIGRIAKTEDVLAQVSPADLVGSETRVIKLNLRRKWVTFDGLSYVQEFALPNFFFHVTTAYAILRHNGFSIGKMDYLVDVGHRRNGN; this is encoded by the coding sequence ATGAGCGACGATCTCAAAACCCTGAACATGTATGATTTTTCGATCATGCCGATAATGGGGGGCTTTCGCTGCCTGCGTGGTTTGATCGACACTGCAGCCACCCATGTCAAAGCAGGCAAGGCCGACGAACAGGCCATTCTGGAAGCCCGTTTATATGCCGATATGGACCCGTTTCGCCGCCAGATCCAGCATGCCAGCGACGCGGCGAAGGCATGTGCCATGCGCCTTGCCGGGCGCACGGTGCCGTCGATGGTTGATGACGAAGCCAGTTTTGAAGACCTGATTGGCCGGATCGCCAAAACCGAAGATGTCCTGGCCCAGGTTTCGCCAGCCGATTTGGTGGGCAGTGAAACCCGCGTGATCAAGCTGAATTTGCGGCGCAAATGGGTAACGTTTGACGGGCTTTCCTATGTGCAGGAATTTGCCCTGCCAAATTTCTTTTTCCATGTCACCACGGCCTACGCGATCCTGCGTCACAATGGGTTTTCGATTGGTAAAATGGACTATCTGGTCGATGTCGGCCATCGCCGGAATGGCAATTGA
- a CDS encoding NADPH-dependent F420 reductase, translated as MKLGIIGAANVGRTLASRYLAAGHDVLIANSKGPDDLEPRLADMDPAPRAATIADVLACDVVFLAVPWTKIRDVLHSDINWGNRILVDTTNIFLSYAPEFAVDDLKGNSGSELIASLAPGARVVKAFNTLPFATAFAPIEDGLKRVLFVAGDDDAALQTVSTLIHDIGFHAVALGTLATAGRQMELRAPLSGLELFARAKTGASA; from the coding sequence ATGAAATTAGGTATTATCGGCGCGGCAAATGTGGGGCGGACCCTGGCTAGCCGGTATCTTGCAGCGGGACACGATGTTCTGATTGCCAACAGCAAAGGCCCGGATGATTTAGAACCGCGCCTTGCCGATATGGACCCGGCACCGCGTGCTGCGACCATCGCCGATGTTTTGGCATGTGATGTGGTTTTTCTGGCGGTGCCCTGGACGAAAATTCGCGATGTGCTGCATTCGGATATCAACTGGGGCAACCGTATTCTGGTGGATACCACCAATATCTTTTTAAGTTATGCGCCCGAATTTGCTGTTGATGACCTGAAGGGCAATTCGGGCAGTGAATTAATCGCCAGCCTTGCGCCGGGTGCGCGCGTGGTAAAGGCATTCAATACCCTGCCATTTGCAACTGCCTTTGCCCCAATCGAAGATGGTTTGAAACGGGTGTTATTTGTCGCTGGCGATGATGACGCAGCCCTTCAAACCGTATCCACCCTGATCCATGATATTGGTTTTCATGCCGTTGCCCTGGGGACACTTGCCACGGCCGGTCGTCAGATGGAACTGCGCGCACCGCTTAGCGGGCTGGAGCTTTTTGCCCGTGCAAAAACCGGAGCATCAGCATGA
- a CDS encoding TetR/AcrR family transcriptional regulator: MGRHREFDLEKTLDAMMVVFWEKGYEGTSFDDLTRATGVARPGLYAAFGNKETLFRKALDRYEAKHLAFMKDAMNEPEITTVIRRILEESVIVQTLGGACLGCLGINGAMACSADAEPVRQELIRRRSISEEALRNRLERAKQDGELPPQADCALLSGYIMAVNQGLAVQAKGGTPREDLLKIVHHVVASWPGPALAQADTRAQAS, encoded by the coding sequence ATGGGACGACACAGGGAATTTGACCTGGAAAAAACCCTGGATGCGATGATGGTCGTATTCTGGGAGAAAGGTTACGAAGGCACATCATTTGATGACCTGACCCGCGCCACCGGTGTTGCGCGACCCGGTCTTTATGCGGCCTTTGGCAACAAGGAAACCCTGTTTCGCAAGGCATTGGACCGCTACGAGGCAAAGCACCTTGCCTTCATGAAGGACGCGATGAATGAACCGGAAATCACAACCGTCATTCGCCGGATTCTTGAAGAATCGGTCATTGTGCAAACACTGGGCGGGGCCTGCCTGGGCTGCCTTGGAATCAATGGTGCCATGGCCTGTTCGGCCGATGCCGAACCTGTGCGCCAAGAACTGATCCGCCGCCGATCCATTTCCGAAGAGGCCCTGCGCAACCGGCTGGAACGCGCCAAACAGGATGGTGAATTACCACCTCAGGCGGATTGCGCCCTGCTATCGGGTTACATCATGGCGGTTAACCAGGGGCTTGCTGTGCAGGCCAAGGGTGGCACCCCGCGCGAGGACCTTTTGAAAATCGTGCATCATGTTGTTGCATCCTGGCCGGGGCCGGCACTGGCGCAGGCAGACACACGGGCACAAGCATCCTAA
- a CDS encoding cyclophilin-like fold protein, which produces MQASMGATVMKVSLLFDDDIVQFALQDNPTARDLLALVPFDVHITDFGQREAIGFLQRPLAVSGPLTKDLSIGDLAYFPKGPYLSVFHNDQRPIIPTSGAIIVGRAICGLGNLAFYDGVSATMMSAVISPNQPSHHRPFAEAV; this is translated from the coding sequence GTGCAAGCCAGCATGGGAGCAACGGTAATGAAGGTCAGCCTGCTTTTCGATGACGATATCGTGCAATTTGCCCTGCAGGATAATCCAACAGCCAGGGACCTTTTGGCTTTGGTGCCGTTTGATGTGCACATTACCGATTTTGGCCAGCGCGAAGCGATTGGCTTTTTACAGCGCCCTTTGGCTGTTTCCGGGCCGCTGACCAAGGATCTGTCGATTGGCGATCTCGCCTATTTTCCCAAGGGGCCGTATCTGTCGGTATTTCACAATGACCAGCGCCCGATCATTCCAACCAGCGGGGCGATCATAGTGGGCCGTGCGATTTGCGGGCTGGGAAACCTTGCTTTTTATGATGGGGTTTCGGCAACCATGATGTCGGCCGTTATCAGCCCCAACCAGCCATCACATCACCGCCCGTTTGCCGAGGCCGTTTAA
- a CDS encoding sensor histidine kinase codes for MFPRMSSETTFPKFIRNYVLAGLVVIVLIYTVGVNFYLIYGKTLYASFQLQLIAEQYDDLRQNNPDIRLPNGLGISSYTSFSDIPDDLRQYLDQNDLVSGKMVYINTGEKVGNHDPDLRIYHVFPYDMRDGQRLFVVQSYRQQDKNSIFFNRLRSLMHMSVPFALGIMAVFGVFLWFIGKKMSEPTAHLQEWAKNLNSENLADPLPRFRFAELNEVARELHSAVGRVDAFVARERDFIRQASHELRTPVTIMQGHLDLLDRTDLTEQQARISYRVRRANRNMRQLIETLLWLGRENDQRYVEEKQEFLLADITRNQMGELGYIIEDKNVEASLIVNDACEPIIANMAAVGIVVSNVIRNAFEHTPKGRVAVHVHSREMVVENNIDAGHPQAISTEPVEEGIGLQLVRKICAKCDWGCDYVRLPDGGLRVTLKL; via the coding sequence ATGTTCCCCCGTATGTCTTCTGAAACGACATTTCCCAAATTTATCCGGAACTATGTTCTGGCCGGGCTGGTGGTGATCGTCCTGATCTATACCGTTGGGGTGAATTTTTACCTGATCTACGGCAAAACGCTTTATGCGTCGTTTCAGCTTCAGCTAATCGCCGAACAATATGATGACCTGCGCCAGAACAATCCCGATATTCGCCTGCCCAACGGGTTGGGGATTAGCAGCTATACCAGCTTTTCCGACATCCCCGATGATTTGCGCCAGTATCTGGACCAGAATGATCTGGTGTCGGGTAAAATGGTTTATATCAATACCGGCGAAAAGGTCGGCAACCACGACCCGGATTTGCGCATCTATCATGTTTTTCCCTATGACATGCGCGACGGGCAGCGGCTTTTTGTTGTGCAATCCTATCGCCAGCAGGACAAAAACAGCATCTTCTTTAACCGGTTGCGGTCGCTTATGCATATGTCGGTGCCCTTTGCACTGGGCATCATGGCGGTTTTTGGTGTTTTCCTGTGGTTCATTGGCAAAAAAATGAGCGAACCAACCGCCCATTTGCAGGAATGGGCGAAAAACCTTAATTCCGAAAACCTTGCCGATCCGCTACCGCGGTTTCGCTTTGCCGAACTAAACGAAGTTGCCCGTGAACTGCACAGTGCGGTGGGCCGGGTTGATGCCTTTGTCGCACGTGAACGTGATTTTATTCGCCAGGCCAGCCACGAATTACGGACCCCGGTTACCATTATGCAGGGGCATCTGGACCTGCTTGATCGAACCGATCTGACCGAACAGCAGGCGCGCATTTCCTATCGGGTGCGGCGTGCCAATCGCAATATGCGCCAGTTGATCGAAACGCTGTTGTGGCTGGGCCGTGAAAATGACCAGCGCTATGTCGAGGAAAAACAGGAATTCCTGCTTGCCGATATCACGCGCAATCAGATGGGCGAGCTTGGCTATATCATCGAGGATAAAAATGTTGAGGCATCATTGATCGTGAATGATGCCTGCGAACCGATCATCGCCAATATGGCTGCTGTGGGCATTGTGGTTTCCAATGTCATTCGCAATGCGTTTGAACATACGCCAAAGGGCCGGGTTGCGGTACATGTGCATTCCCGCGAAATGGTTGTTGAAAACAATATTGATGCCGGGCACCCCCAGGCCATTTCGACCGAACCGGTAGAAGAAGGTATTGGCCTGCAACTGGTGCGAAAAATTTGCGCCAAATGCGATTGGGGCTGTGATTATGTGCGCCTGCCCGATGGGGGATTGCGCGTAACCCTGAAGCTGTAA